Proteins encoded in a region of the Massilia sp. UMI-21 genome:
- a CDS encoding YigZ family protein, translating into MPYSIAAPVHVELVIKKSRFLACVQPMPDRAGAQQVVAGLRADHPGAAHVCWALLAGGQSAAVDDGEPSGTAGRPMLDVLRHQDLEGVLATVVRYFGGVKLGAGGLVRAYTDSVAQALLQAQKVPIIKLQGLRCSAPYALEGMVRRELDAAGARLLEVAHGDEVLFDFSLPVQDAGALRTRLDNAGHGRIGWPQPDAADASTA; encoded by the coding sequence ATGCCCTATTCCATCGCAGCTCCCGTCCACGTCGAACTCGTCATCAAGAAGAGCCGCTTCCTGGCCTGCGTCCAGCCGATGCCCGACCGCGCCGGCGCCCAGCAGGTGGTCGCCGGCCTGCGCGCGGACCATCCCGGCGCGGCCCATGTGTGCTGGGCGCTGCTGGCCGGCGGGCAGTCCGCCGCCGTCGACGACGGCGAACCGAGCGGCACCGCGGGCCGCCCGATGCTCGACGTGCTGCGCCACCAGGACCTGGAGGGCGTGCTGGCCACCGTGGTGCGCTACTTCGGCGGGGTCAAGCTGGGCGCGGGCGGCCTGGTACGCGCCTATACCGACAGCGTGGCCCAGGCCCTGCTGCAGGCGCAGAAGGTGCCGATCATCAAGCTGCAGGGGCTGCGCTGCAGCGCGCCCTATGCGCTCGAAGGCATGGTGCGGCGCGAACTCGATGCCGCCGGCGCGCGCCTGCTCGAAGTGGCCCACGGCGACGAGGTGCTGTTCGACTTCAGCCTGCCGGTCCAGGACGCCGGGGCATTGCGCACCCGCCTCGACAATGCAGGGCACGGCCGCATCGGCTGGCCGCAACCGGACGCGGCGGACGCGTCGACCGCCTAG
- a CDS encoding MFS transporter, with the protein MIKKSLLPLALGGFGIGMTEFVMMGILPDVANGLRISIPQAGHLITAYALGVVVGAPTLVSLMAHRPPRSVLMWFMAMFALFNAMSAFAPNYEVLMLSRFMAGLPHGAFFGVGAVVASRLADPGKVAAALATMFTGLTLANVLGVPAGTWLGHTMSWRAVFLVVAAIGLLTVLALQRLVPHIAAGARTSLRQDLRIFRSPSLWLALAITSIGTGGFFAFFSYIAPLLTEVTRFAPSTIPLVMTVVGVGMTVGVHLGGRLADRVPPLRAVLLLLSCMTALLLCNGLFAGSQPAMLLLAFATGANALALGPPIQMLLIAHSREAEMLGSSLGQSGFNIGNATGAFLGGIPLTLGYSYVAPQWVAAGLALAGVLLASTMLAQGRSQARAAA; encoded by the coding sequence TTGATCAAGAAAAGCCTGCTTCCCCTCGCCCTCGGCGGCTTCGGCATCGGCATGACCGAATTCGTCATGATGGGCATCCTGCCCGATGTCGCCAATGGCCTGCGGATCAGCATTCCGCAAGCCGGGCATCTCATTACCGCCTATGCGCTCGGCGTCGTGGTCGGCGCGCCGACCCTGGTCAGCCTGATGGCGCACCGGCCGCCGCGCAGCGTGCTGATGTGGTTCATGGCGATGTTCGCGCTGTTCAACGCGATGTCGGCCTTCGCGCCGAACTACGAGGTGTTGATGCTGTCGCGCTTCATGGCGGGCCTGCCGCATGGCGCCTTCTTCGGGGTCGGCGCGGTGGTTGCCAGCCGCCTGGCCGACCCGGGCAAGGTGGCGGCGGCCCTGGCCACCATGTTCACCGGCCTGACCCTGGCCAACGTCCTCGGCGTGCCGGCAGGCACCTGGCTCGGCCATACCATGAGCTGGCGCGCCGTGTTCCTGGTGGTGGCCGCGATCGGCCTGCTCACGGTGCTGGCGCTGCAGCGGCTGGTGCCGCACATCGCGGCCGGGGCGCGCACCAGCCTGAGGCAGGACTTGCGCATCTTCCGCAGCCCGTCCCTGTGGCTGGCGCTGGCCATCACCTCGATCGGCACCGGCGGCTTCTTCGCTTTTTTTAGCTACATCGCGCCGCTGCTCACCGAGGTCACGCGCTTCGCGCCGTCGACCATCCCGCTGGTGATGACCGTGGTCGGCGTCGGCATGACGGTCGGGGTACACCTCGGCGGCAGGCTGGCCGACCGCGTGCCGCCGCTCCGGGCGGTCCTGCTCCTGCTGTCCTGCATGACCGCCCTGCTGCTGTGCAACGGCCTGTTCGCCGGCTCGCAGCCGGCCATGCTGCTGCTGGCCTTCGCCACCGGCGCCAACGCGCTGGCGCTGGGCCCGCCGATCCAGATGCTCCTGATCGCGCACTCGCGCGAGGCCGAGATGCTCGGCTCCTCGCTGGGCCAGTCGGGCTTTAATATCGGCAACGCCACCGGGGCTTTCCTGGGCGGCATCCCGCTCACCCTGGGCTATTCGTATGTCGCGCCGCAGTGGGTCGCGGCCGGGCTCGCCCTGGCGGGCGTGCTGCTGGCCTCCACCATGCTGGCACAGGGCCGCAGTCAGGCACGCGCCGCCGCCTGA
- a CDS encoding cysteine hydrolase, with the protein MNPLPPNAALISIDVQQAFNDPRWGQRNNPDAEAHIAALLAAWRATGRPLFHVQHRSASPNGLFRPGTPGYAHKPEGQALPGEPVIVKDVNSAFIGTDLEARLRAAGIETLVIMGLTTDHCVSTTARMAGNFGFATLLVADASATFERTGPDGRHFTAEQMHATALASLHGEFATVVRTDQVLAAAGAQAAARA; encoded by the coding sequence ATGAACCCATTGCCGCCCAACGCAGCCCTGATCAGCATCGACGTACAGCAGGCCTTCAACGATCCCCGCTGGGGACAGCGCAACAATCCGGATGCCGAGGCGCACATTGCCGCGCTGCTGGCAGCCTGGCGTGCCACCGGGCGCCCGCTGTTCCACGTCCAGCACCGCTCGGCCTCGCCAAACGGGCTGTTCCGGCCGGGCACGCCGGGCTACGCCCACAAGCCGGAAGGGCAAGCCTTGCCGGGCGAGCCGGTGATCGTCAAGGACGTCAACAGTGCCTTCATCGGCACCGACCTCGAGGCGCGCCTGCGCGCGGCCGGCATCGAGACCCTGGTGATCATGGGATTGACCACCGACCACTGCGTGTCGACCACGGCGCGCATGGCCGGCAATTTCGGCTTCGCCACGCTGCTGGTGGCCGACGCCAGCGCCACTTTCGAGCGGACCGGTCCGGACGGCCGTCACTTCACGGCCGAACAGATGCACGCGACCGCGCTGGCCAGCCTGCACGGCGAATTCGCCACCGTCGTCCGCACGGACCAGGTGCTGGCGGCCGCCGGCGCTCAGGCGGCGGCGCGTGCCTGA
- a CDS encoding LysR family transcriptional regulator encodes MKDFDGMKLSQLNMLVAVADHGSFSAAAAELGCTQSRISHAIAELEADLGVGLLVRGRAGSVPTEAGRRVLAKARQMLRLETGLRDAALADGGLAGTVRIACFRSIGTHLLPHVVEALAQRHPRLRVEIDDGCEQRAEVTAALQDGVADIGIAQLPLAAALASYSYLHDDYVLVVPAALAQARDASGWPALGALPFIGLACAGAQEILARCRAAGFAPEPGRTLSNDTSIAAMVGRGMGYAILPRLATFPEPPEVRILPLPLPLPSMARRQFAIAALPDVMRRPAVRAVVRALRERRLAELTQAGRAGIIGWEQE; translated from the coding sequence ATGAAGGATTTCGATGGCATGAAACTGAGCCAACTGAACATGCTGGTGGCCGTGGCCGATCATGGCAGCTTCAGCGCCGCCGCTGCGGAGCTGGGCTGCACCCAATCGCGCATCAGCCACGCGATCGCCGAACTCGAGGCAGACCTGGGCGTCGGTCTGCTGGTTCGTGGCCGTGCCGGCTCGGTGCCGACCGAGGCCGGACGGCGGGTGCTGGCCAAGGCGCGCCAGATGCTGCGCCTGGAAACCGGCCTGCGCGACGCGGCCCTGGCCGACGGCGGCCTGGCAGGCACCGTGCGCATCGCCTGCTTTCGCAGCATCGGCACCCACCTGCTGCCCCATGTGGTCGAGGCGCTGGCGCAGCGTCATCCGCGGCTGCGGGTCGAGATCGACGACGGCTGCGAGCAGCGCGCCGAGGTCACCGCCGCGCTGCAGGACGGCGTCGCCGACATCGGCATCGCCCAGCTGCCGCTGGCCGCCGCGCTGGCCTCCTATTCCTATTTGCACGACGACTATGTGCTGGTGGTTCCCGCCGCGCTGGCCCAGGCGCGGGACGCTTCGGGTTGGCCCGCGCTTGGCGCCCTGCCCTTCATCGGCCTGGCCTGCGCCGGCGCGCAGGAGATCCTGGCGCGCTGCCGCGCGGCCGGTTTCGCGCCCGAGCCCGGCCGCACCTTGTCCAACGACACCAGCATCGCCGCCATGGTCGGGCGCGGCATGGGATATGCGATCCTGCCGCGCCTGGCCACCTTCCCGGAACCGCCCGAGGTGCGAATCCTGCCCTTGCCGCTGCCCTTGCCGAGCATGGCGCGGCGCCAGTTCGCCATCGCGGCGCTGCCGGACGTGATGCGCCGGCCCGCCGTGCGCGCCGTGGTGCGCGCGCTGCGCGAGCGCAGGCTGGCCGAGCTCACGCAGGCCGGCCGCGCCGGCATCATCGGATGGGAACAGGAATAG
- a CDS encoding HDOD domain-containing protein, translating into MNKLEAFGYIAAQAARGDITFPTSVNAVLRLQVALDDPDCHVDEAIRLVLSEPQLAARTVALANTAAFGAGGTQVSNVRAAVLRIGYRRLRGLVAALMVRQFGHRIADRVLRAKAEQLWSHSVQVAALAQALARHVTDVDPDTALFAGIVHEVGGFYLLSRADEFPGLLEDDTENWSVLVEDVAGLEIMRKLAIPADVAEAVGGMRDGVPGPQPHTLRDTLLLANRYALVDSPLGGLPQRQDDAAPGPLDAATLQILRDEAAETAQALGDAALV; encoded by the coding sequence GTGAACAAACTCGAAGCCTTCGGATACATCGCCGCCCAGGCCGCGCGCGGGGACATCACCTTTCCCACCAGCGTGAACGCCGTGCTGCGCCTGCAGGTCGCGCTGGACGATCCGGATTGCCATGTGGATGAGGCGATCCGCCTGGTGCTGTCCGAGCCGCAGTTGGCCGCGCGCACGGTGGCCCTGGCCAACACGGCCGCCTTCGGCGCTGGCGGGACGCAGGTGAGCAATGTGCGCGCAGCCGTGCTGCGCATCGGCTACCGCCGCCTGCGCGGCCTGGTCGCCGCGCTGATGGTGCGCCAGTTCGGCCACCGCATCGCCGACCGCGTGCTGCGCGCCAAGGCCGAACAATTGTGGAGCCACAGCGTCCAGGTCGCGGCCCTGGCGCAGGCGCTGGCGCGCCATGTCACCGATGTCGATCCCGATACCGCGCTGTTCGCCGGCATCGTGCACGAGGTCGGCGGCTTCTATCTGCTGTCGCGCGCCGACGAATTCCCGGGCCTGCTCGAGGACGATACCGAGAACTGGAGCGTGCTGGTGGAAGACGTGGCCGGCCTCGAAATCATGCGCAAGCTGGCGATCCCGGCGGACGTCGCCGAGGCCGTCGGCGGCATGCGCGACGGCGTGCCTGGCCCGCAACCGCACACCCTGCGCGACACCTTGCTGCTGGCAAACCGCTACGCGCTGGTCGACTCGCCGCTGGGTGGCTTGCCGCAGCGGCAGGACGATGCGGCGCCCGGGCCGCTCGACGCGGCCACGCTGCAAATCCTGCGCGACGAGGCCGCCGAGACCGCCCAGGCGCTGGGCGACGCCGCGCTGGTCTGA
- a CDS encoding BON domain-containing protein yields MNRLLAALLASIAGATIAAAPAFAQNDTAAYRKAMDKIEADHDVLKDKCDALTKEDVCEEQADVSRAKAELAAVTKYNNTVENRNAAHRKLAEAEYELAEEKCDAMKGGDKDGCMNTAKSARTAALAKAGGERDTRTAATAAAGSAGLVASTDTKDPVKAAAVAKCEEKGNQTACLVENKGTPDTALERAGEKTRAAAATVVAKTKDAARTVADKTREVTGAAAAKTERAAENAGDKTRNTASTAADKTENATERAAIAMSDTAITAKVKAGLAAAADTSALSVNVETEKGTVMLSGFVDSKAEAERAEKVAKGVEGVSRVKSTLKVKDNK; encoded by the coding sequence ATGAACCGACTGCTCGCCGCCCTGCTGGCTTCCATTGCCGGCGCCACCATTGCCGCCGCTCCTGCCTTCGCCCAGAACGACACCGCCGCCTATCGCAAGGCCATGGACAAGATCGAGGCCGACCACGATGTCCTGAAGGACAAATGCGATGCGCTCACCAAAGAGGACGTCTGCGAAGAACAGGCCGACGTGTCCCGTGCAAAGGCCGAGCTTGCCGCTGTCACCAAGTACAACAACACCGTGGAAAACCGGAATGCCGCACACCGCAAGCTGGCCGAGGCCGAATACGAGCTGGCCGAAGAGAAGTGCGACGCCATGAAAGGCGGCGACAAGGACGGCTGCATGAACACTGCCAAGTCGGCGCGCACCGCCGCCCTGGCCAAGGCCGGTGGCGAGCGTGACACCCGCACCGCGGCCACCGCCGCGGCCGGCAGCGCCGGCCTGGTCGCCTCCACCGATACCAAGGATCCGGTGAAGGCGGCGGCCGTCGCGAAGTGCGAGGAGAAGGGTAACCAGACCGCCTGCCTGGTCGAGAACAAGGGTACGCCGGACACCGCGCTCGAGCGCGCCGGCGAGAAGACCCGCGCCGCCGCCGCCACGGTCGTGGCAAAGACCAAGGATGCGGCCCGCACCGTGGCCGACAAGACCAGGGAAGTGACCGGCGCCGCTGCCGCCAAGACCGAGCGCGCTGCCGAGAACGCCGGCGACAAGACCCGCAACACCGCGTCGACCGCGGCCGACAAGACCGAGAACGCGACCGAGCGCGCCGCCATCGCGATGTCGGATACGGCGATCACCGCCAAGGTCAAGGCCGGCCTGGCCGCCGCCGCGGATACCAGCGCGCTGTCGGTCAACGTCGAGACCGAAAAGGGTACGGTCATGCTGAGCGGTTTCGTCGACTCCAAGGCCGAGGCCGAGCGAGCCGAGAAGGTCGCCAAGGGTGTCGAGGGCGTGAGCCGCGTCAAGAGCACGCTGAAGGTCAAAGACAACAAGTAA